GGACTGAACTTCTgcacagccttttcctcagACGGACATAGCGGGACTTCTGCAAAACCTTCTCAAGAAATATCAAGATAATGACATCCATTTTTTCATCCAGAAGCCGCTGATGAGCCATATAAAATGTTGTCTTGAAGCGGCCGCTTTTAATATACCTGTTGGTCAGCACAAAGATGGTTTTTTTGCTCAGCTGAATGCTCTGGGAAAGGTTGTCAAAGACCGGCTGTCCTGGGAGCCAGTCCCTTCCTTCCAGGCATAAATTGAACTGCCTGGCTTTTTGGTTTTCCAGCCTTTCAACCAGCTCTTGCAGCACCCACTCATTCACAGCTGGATCTTCACTGTCGTAGGCAATAAAGGCATCGTAGCAAGCAGCTGGTGAAGACAAGCGCCGATAGCCCTTCAGCCTGGCAGTGCAGTAATGGTAGCTGTACCACACATCCCAGAAGTAGAGATGGCTCATCACTGTGAACACCATCAAGGCAAGGATGGCCGAAGCTGACAGAGCATACAGGATCAAATACGACGTGTCCAGCTCACAGGTGTACAGATCCAAGAAAACCACGCTCTTTCCTTTATGTGcccctgggccagcacaggTGACGTCAGTGGCCAGAAGAGGAATGGTCACCTGCGTCCGATTGATCCACCAGACAAACCACACAGCCTCACAGTTGCACTTAAAAGGATTGCCGTGCAAAAGCAGCATCTGCAGGTTGTTAATGACATTTTCAGGGAAGCTAGATTTCTTAATTATTTCAATCTTGTTTGAGCTGAGGTCTAAGTACCTCAGTTCAAAAGCACctctgagaaaatatttagttAAACGCTGAATGCGATTGTTTCGGAGCATCAGTTCTTGGAGAGATGAAGTGCAATTGGACAGCTCTCGGGGAACGTTAGTCAGAAGGTTATTGCTCAGGTCCAGAGTTACTAGGTTCTTCAGAGAGGGGAGGTTTCCCCAGATGAAACTCTTCAGTCGATTATTTGTTAAGTTGAGGATCTTGAGACCGGGAGGCATTTCTTCAAAAACACCGTGAGGCAAAAAACTGAGTGAGTTGAAGGAAATATCCAGTTCTTCCAAGCTGGTCAGATTCTTGAAGAAGGACAAGTATCTACCATTGCCATCCATCCATAAAGCATCTAAACGATTTCCTCTGAATTCTAAAATTTGAAGAGATTGACTTTCCATTCCTGTATCAATAGTGGAAGAAATGTCATTCTCATTCATCATCAGCTTCCTCAAATGGGCAAGGTTTTTCGTAAAACTAAGCAACTGAGTAACACCTTCTGCCAGAAAATAATGCTGGTTATTGCTCAGATCTAGAATTTCTAAAAATTTTAGTTCTTTGAAAGCCATTTGGAATAGCAAATCAACCCTGTTGTTAGAAAAATCAAGATATTTCAATCCAGACAAGTAAGAGAATTCACTTCCATTTAAAGTTTGACTTATTGCATTATCTGACAAGTTGAGACATTTGAGGGAGCTAAGTCCCTGGAAGTCTGAGGGATTgacaaaaaatacattgtttctGCTTAAATCTAGAGTTTTTCCATAGTTAAGGCAATCTTCCTTCACTAAAGATTGGTAGGAAGAAGCCTCTATGTCTTTGGAACGGCAGCTTCGCTCATACTCATCATACCTGAAATAATGCATCTCTTGTTGTACTTGCCTGTTGTATTGCTCGACTGAAATGCCAGGATTAGAGCAAAATCCATAGAAGTTGCTTTCCCCTGAAGAAGGAGAAATTTTATTCACTGAGAGGTCAATGAACTTAAGAGCTGGGAATTCTTCAAACACTGTCATGTTTGCAACTTTAATAAAATTAGTCCCAAGATCCAACATGGTTAGATTCCTAAGACTGAGCAGTGGCCGTAGATCTTGTGCCCTCAGTTCTTTAAAGACATAACCCTTGAGCCTCAGGGTTTCCAGGTtagagagggaggaaaatgtCTTAGAAAGATTCAAGAAGGGAGAATACATCTTCAGCTCAAAGTTAAAGGACAGATCAAGCTGCACAAGGCTAGGGAGAAATTTCAAGAACTGAGCGTCTCCAATCTCCTTCATGAGGAAATTCTGGGAGAGGTCAAGTTCTTTGAGATTCTTGATGTTTTTAAACCAGCTGCTGGGTATGCTCTGAAGAGAGTTACTGTGAAGCCGCAAAATCCTTAAATTTTCCAAGGAGTCAAAAGCCTTTGAATGTATTTGAATCGAGCTCTTGGGGCAGGGAATGCAAGGATATGGGGCATTATAGCAACGTGGGCAATTGCCACTTAGGTCGAGAATTTCTAGGTTGGGAAGACCACTTAAATCCTGTTCTTGAACCTCTTGAATCATGTTGTTGTAAATATACAGTTCCTTTAAAGTAGATGACAAATTGGGTGGGATTTGTGTTAAGTTGTTGGACTTGAGGGATAGTATTGTTAACTTTTTCAGTGCCAGGAAGGCTGTTTCCTcaatttcaaatgaaacattGCATGGATTGCGGTAGTAACAGTTCTGTCCAAGATACAATACCTCTATGTTTCCTAGCTCTGAGAAGCTGGCTTTTTGGATAGAAAAGATGTGGTTTGCTTCCAGGCTCAGCAAGGTTAAAGTAGCAGGAAGACCTCGGGGTATTTCTGACAGCTGGTTTGCATCCAAATACAATGACTTCAATCCTGTCAGGGCAGCAAAACTGCCATTCTCAATTTTCAGGGGGCTGGTGCACACATGATCTTTAGGCCCCAGTTTGACAGGCACACAGTTGCATCTGAAGTCAATCTCCTGGAGGTTTTCAAGATGATCAAAGGATGTTGGGTAGATGTGGGGAATATTGTTAATACTCAGGGTAAGGTTGGTCGAGTTTCCAGGGATCCCTCTGGGGACTTCTGTAAGGCGCCGGTCGGTGCAGTCCACTGTCACAGTACCTTCTGAAGATTTAACATCACAGGGTAAAGTTTTGGGAAACCAAGCCTCTGACAGTAGCATTGGGAATATGTAGAGCAAGATAAATGGCAATGCATTTGACCTCTTTGCACAAGGTACctaaaaccaaggaaaaatgGAGGTATTAGTTTAATGCAATGAGAATATTTCACCTATACACTGGGTCAGGCCCACTGTACATCTAAATTCTGGTTCTTGTCTCACACTGACCAGGAATTGATGTGCAAGTAGGATTAGAAATTTCCGGAGGCATATGTTGgtatttcctttccattttttttttccagaggacaCAGCATTTTATGCATGTATAAAACGTTATGAGAATAATGAAAGAGTGTCTAGCCTAACCAAATGGCCCATGATATCCCAGTAATTGCCTGTCTCCATCTTTTATTGCAGAGCAATGTCTCCCAGGGCCAGGAGCATTAGCCAAGGCTAGTGCCTATGAAGCATAGCAGAGAGCTGCTAGGGAAACCATAGAGACTTCTTGCACTGCAAGACATTTTGCTCCATCAAATGGGTACCCTTTACTCTGCATCTGACGATGCACACCACAGCAGACCATGAAGTGCTGGGTGTCACCAGGCATGGACACAGAACCACCAGTCAGAGAGGGCAATACTGGTAGCCACTGCACATCAAAGTCCACCTTTAAAACAAGGGAAGTCTAGGGATGAGGCATACAGCCATGAGATATGCTGTTATATATGTGGTAAAGGGATTTCCCTGAGATCTGTGGCTAATGGATTACTCTGGGCATGATGGTGTGCTAAAGTGTGATACATTATCAGGCAGAAACGGGTAACACTTTTACCCTCAGTCAGCCAGGTAGAAGAGGAAGTGATGCTGAAGTTCCACAATTCTGTACTTTCCTTGTGCAAGACACAAAGTCTTTGTAATTGCTTTGTTGCTCTTGATATCCCTTATTTACATATAAGTGGCTGCTCTCTGTCCCCCATTAATGACGGCAGTAACAGAGTATTTGACCACAGTCTCTTCCACTTCTCCCAAAAGTATAAACTGGCATTTGAAATCTTAATTGGCAGATGATGAGAATACAATCATTTTATGGACTAGTCAATGGagttatttctctctcttcacaAAACTAGGGATGCTTCTTTGGTAAGATTTGCACTGGGAGCACTTATATAGCACTGTACATTTGTGTGTTGCAAGTCTAGTGTATTTATCAATTATCCAATAGATTGCACTACTGGTGCAATGGAAGTGTGTTCATGGAAGTTCTTATTGAACTAAACCAGACTTACAGTGATGAATCAGTAATACTCACAACTGGTGAATCtgttcaggaagaagatgagacTTGTAGTGTAAATCAGACTATTGTTGCATCTGGGAACCTGACCAGACTTAGTAGTAGTTAACTGGCTCAAATCAGAAATTAAGTCCAGACAGATCTAGCCCCTCTGAGTTCTGAGGACCAGCTGGAAAGCAAGGGAGGTTATTTTATGCCAAATTGCTACATAATTAATgcaacaggaggaaaagctaATTAGATTCAACCTTCAAAGATGTgataaaccaaaataaacactgTCCAACCATTAGAGTATGACATGGACAAAGTATGATTGCAGTCTAGATTGAAGACACAAACTTTCTACATGAACTTATATTGCACTCAGACAATTTTAGGTGCTTACCTAAGTTTCTCACTTTATTGTCATTAACCTAGGCCGCACTGACATTcaagagaggaaggagggaaggaagagagagacTGAGAGACCCCTCTCCAACTGCTGCTTGGCTCTGAAGATGATGAGAGCTCTGGCTTACTacacaacaaacaaaaagtaatGCTGCACATTTAGGTGCCTGGAATTAGTTGCAAAGAATCTGGGCTTTGAAAGTCTTCATGAATATGTTTGTAAGTTTCTCATGTAGTTCTGTTTTTTTAGGGACTTAAGTGTAGTTGCAGAGTCAGCCTAGATCTTTGTGCTTCATTTCTTCATATATTCTTCTCTTTCATGATAATCTTTTTAATGCATTACTTATTTGAACTGTAAAGAGTTACATTCTGGTGCTGGCTATCTGGCTATTCACATATATAAAACCTCGCTTCCATTATAGTaccagaacaaacaaaaagactTCTAAATAAGAGCAAAAAGCAATGCTGTCTTGTGCAATGTCTTTGCAATGGGAGGCTTGCTTAAAAGCACAGCTAGAGTATGGGAGCTGTTCTTTTCTCAGTAATCTATGCTTGGCTTTACAAGAAGTCTGAAAAGAACTAATCTACTGATCTTAACTGGCATGTGCATAAACTCTTAATCATTTAGGGTATTCTTCAAATATTCAGCAACAGTACAGCTATGTGTTTCTGAAGGAAGTTTTTCTGCAGGGGTTCCATATATTTGTTCATGGGGAAAGGCTAGAGAAACATCTCAGAAGTTACAGCaagtatatgtatatatatattaggCTCATTCTGAAGTATAGAAATAATTCCCTGCAGCTTCTAATCATAACAGTAAACGGAACCATTTAGAAAATAGAGAAGCAGAATATGTTCTTGAAAATCTTCTACAACAGTTCCAGTCAAAAATGTCTAAgagcaaatttaaaataaaagttgaaCATACCATATTCTTTGTGCTTCCAGGTCTGATAGATTAGATTCTGGAAGAGACCATAAACTGGAGCAGAAGAGAACAGCATCAAAATGGTTTACAGTGGTTCATCTGAGGTGTAGGGGAGAACATAACCCACTCACGACAACAATAATCTACACCGTATCTTCTTTCTCGTCCTCTGAACACCAAAGGAAGGCAACTTTAAAATCCTTAATGAGAGAGCATGAGATTAATCAGCTAGGAGACAAAGGCATTATGAAAGGGTAATACTCATGTGATCAACAAAGATTGCAGAAGCtcaagttccttttttttttttttccttttttaaatgtaagctgcatcaagggaaacAAAAATTGTTAATTGACATGGAAGTTTagtaatttttataattattatttgggatttatttctGCAGGTACTAGCTTCAAGGATTCAGGTCTTTCTGAGAATCACTTGTGTGCTAATATGAGCAGACAAATCTCTTAAGCTGAATACTTCTATGTAGAAATCTGGAAGAAATGTCTGTTAAGTGAAAGGAACTTGG
This sequence is a window from Vidua chalybeata isolate OUT-0048 chromosome 2, bVidCha1 merged haplotype, whole genome shotgun sequence. Protein-coding genes within it:
- the LOC128783398 gene encoding toll-like receptor 7, which codes for MLFSSAPVYGLFQNLIYQTWKHKEYDSPVVDFDVQWLPVLPSLTGGSVSMPGDTQHFMVCCGVHRQMQVPCAKRSNALPFILLYIFPMLLSEAWFPKTLPCDVKSSEGTVTVDCTDRRLTEVPRGIPGNSTNLTLSINNIPHIYPTSFDHLENLQEIDFRCNCVPVKLGPKDHVCTSPLKIENGSFAALTGLKSLYLDANQLSEIPRGLPATLTLLSLEANHIFSIQKASFSELGNIEVLYLGQNCYYRNPCNVSFEIEETAFLALKKLTILSLKSNNLTQIPPNLSSTLKELYIYNNMIQEVQEQDLSGLPNLEILDLSGNCPRCYNAPYPCIPCPKSSIQIHSKAFDSLENLRILRLHSNSLQSIPSSWFKNIKNLKELDLSQNFLMKEIGDAQFLKFLPSLVQLDLSFNFELKMYSPFLNLSKTFSSLSNLETLRLKGYVFKELRAQDLRPLLSLRNLTMLDLGTNFIKVANMTVFEEFPALKFIDLSVNKISPSSGESNFYGFCSNPGISVEQYNRQVQQEMHYFRYDEYERSCRSKDIEASSYQSLVKEDCLNYGKTLDLSRNNVFFVNPSDFQGLSSLKCLNLSDNAISQTLNGSEFSYLSGLKYLDFSNNRVDLLFQMAFKELKFLEILDLSNNQHYFLAEGVTQLLSFTKNLAHLRKLMMNENDISSTIDTGMESQSLQILEFRGNRLDALWMDGNGRYLSFFKNLTSLEELDISFNSLSFLPHGVFEEMPPGLKILNLTNNRLKSFIWGNLPSLKNLVTLDLSNNLLTNVPRELSNCTSSLQELMLRNNRIQRLTKYFLRGAFELRYLDLSSNKIEIIKKSSFPENVINNLQMLLLHGNPFKCNCEAVWFVWWINRTQVTIPLLATDVTCAGPGAHKGKSVVFLDLYTCELDTSYLILYALSASAILALMVFTVMSHLYFWDVWYSYHYCTARLKGYRRLSSPAACYDAFIAYDSEDPAVNEWVLQELVERLENQKARQFNLCLEGRDWLPGQPVFDNLSQSIQLSKKTIFVLTNRYIKSGRFKTTFYMAHQRLLDEKMDVIILIFLEKVLQKSRYVRLRKRLCRSSVLEWPTNPQSQPYFWQCLQNAIAISNSLAYNKLLQETV